One genomic segment of Carassius carassius chromosome 21, fCarCar2.1, whole genome shotgun sequence includes these proteins:
- the LOC132097213 gene encoding cystatin-like: MFLKMIVLFLVVSSVASAGMPGAPVNADINDVAVQKALQFAVAQYNRQSNDAFVRKVSKVLKVQQQVVAGTSYIFTVKMDIAYCKKGGVKTMCATPKDPNAAQAIQCDITVLSQPWLKSLKVTKNTCM, translated from the exons ATGTTTCTCAAGATGATTGTGTTGTTTTTGGTTGTGTCTAGTGTGGCAAGCGCTGGGATGCCTGGAGCTCCTGTAAATGCAGACATTAACGATGTAGCTGTTCAGAAAGCGTTACAGTTCGCTGTGGCCCAGTACAACAGACAAAGCAACGATGCGTTTGTGCGTAAGGTTTCCAAGGTCCTCAAGGTTCAACAGCAA GTTGTTGCTGGCACAAGTTACATCTTTACTGTGAAGATGGACATAGCTTACTGCAAAAAGGGTGGTGTGAAGACCATGTGTGCCACTCCGAAGGATCCCAATGCTGCACAG GCCATTCAGTGTGACATAACTGTCTTGAGCCAGCCGTGGTTAAAGTCCTTAAAAGTCACTAAAAACACCTGCATGTAG